The proteins below come from a single Campylobacter concisus genomic window:
- a CDS encoding UDP-N-acetylmuramoyl-L-alanyl-D-glutamate--2,6-diaminopimelate ligase codes for MKISVENSFITDDSNECEEGSFFVQTTANTRFAEAAVKNGAKIISLEECKKLLKIDESLKIVGITGTNGKTTTAAAIYEILRNLGKKCGLSGTRGAFIEGEQIDDKALTTSAILKTLSYLKAASEQGCEYFVMEVSSHAIAQKRIESLKFVLKIFTNLTQDHLDYHKSMEEYARVKSSFFDDDGMKLINADDNGIKFNPKNAYTYSLKKPASFAPIVYGLKDGIDAVIKTPNGDVEIDSSLQGEFNLYNLIAALGAVCLLERPEAAALSKAISKFKGVSGRMEVVSTDPLVIVDFAHTPDGIEKVLNSLRHLNLIAVFGAGGDRDRTKRPKMGAIAQKYARICIVTSDNPRSEEPESIIDEICAGMSQNENLIRNANRKEAIALAISKLEPGWALVILGKGDEPYQEINGVKHPFSDKEVVKELLKR; via the coding sequence ATGAAAATATCAGTAGAAAATAGCTTTATAACAGATGACTCAAACGAGTGCGAAGAGGGCTCGTTTTTTGTACAAACTACTGCAAATACGAGATTTGCAGAGGCAGCGGTAAAAAATGGCGCTAAAATAATCAGCCTTGAAGAGTGTAAGAAGCTTTTAAAAATCGATGAAAGCTTAAAGATAGTTGGCATCACAGGCACCAACGGCAAGACCACAACGGCTGCTGCTATTTATGAAATTTTGCGAAATTTAGGCAAAAAATGCGGGCTAAGTGGCACAAGAGGGGCATTTATAGAGGGTGAGCAGATAGATGACAAGGCGCTTACTACAAGTGCTATTTTAAAGACACTTTCTTATCTCAAAGCAGCCAGCGAGCAAGGCTGCGAGTACTTCGTGATGGAGGTTAGCTCGCATGCGATCGCTCAAAAACGCATAGAGAGCTTGAAATTTGTTCTAAAAATTTTTACAAATTTGACTCAAGACCACCTCGACTACCACAAGAGCATGGAGGAGTACGCTAGGGTAAAGTCGAGCTTTTTTGATGATGATGGCATGAAGCTTATAAATGCTGATGATAATGGCATTAAATTTAATCCAAAAAACGCTTATACGTATTCGCTTAAAAAGCCAGCTAGCTTTGCGCCGATAGTTTATGGGCTAAAAGACGGCATAGACGCAGTTATCAAGACGCCAAATGGCGATGTGGAGATAGACTCAAGCCTTCAAGGCGAGTTTAATCTTTACAACCTAATCGCAGCCCTTGGCGCTGTTTGCCTGCTAGAGCGTCCAGAGGCAGCCGCACTTTCAAAGGCGATAAGTAAATTTAAAGGCGTGAGCGGCAGGATGGAGGTCGTTAGCACCGATCCGCTAGTCATTGTGGATTTTGCCCATACGCCTGATGGCATCGAAAAGGTGCTAAACTCGCTTAGACATCTAAATTTGATAGCTGTATTTGGCGCAGGCGGTGATAGAGATAGGACAAAGCGTCCAAAAATGGGAGCAATAGCCCAAAAATACGCAAGAATTTGCATCGTCACAAGTGACAATCCAAGAAGCGAAGAGCCAGAGAGCATAATAGATGAAATTTGCGCTGGCATGAGCCAAAATGAAAATTTGATACGAAACGCCAACCGCAAAGAGGCGATCGCGCTAGCCATTAGCAAGCTAGAACCCGGCTGGGCGCTTGTCATACTTGGCAAAGGC
- a CDS encoding histidine kinase has protein sequence MIDYKKIGIKHFKRSKFKEAIFYFSLAYEKTQDKNLLFLIQICSLGEKNAEEAKLLFDYFMDKLRADEDDEGMDEILKILESRLASDEYFEEQDAISYEDFKKAVYKDGSFKKVFENIMFSTKVMISNKDDFLEFLGNLIKNDFIEMSINYLESAAVMFGGDERIDQLFKEIQKRQNDENISRK, from the coding sequence TTGATAGATTATAAAAAAATAGGCATTAAACACTTCAAACGTTCTAAATTTAAAGAAGCGATCTTTTACTTCTCTCTAGCTTACGAAAAGACACAGGATAAAAATTTACTATTTTTGATACAAATTTGCTCCCTTGGCGAGAAAAATGCAGAGGAAGCAAAGCTTTTATTTGACTATTTTATGGATAAACTAAGAGCTGACGAAGATGATGAAGGAATGGATGAAATTTTAAAAATTTTAGAATCAAGATTGGCTAGCGATGAGTATTTTGAAGAGCAAGACGCGATCAGCTATGAGGACTTTAAAAAGGCTGTTTATAAGGATGGGAGCTTCAAAAAGGTCTTTGAAAATATCATGTTCTCAACCAAGGTTATGATCTCAAACAAAGATGATTTTTTAGAATTTTTGGGAAATTTGATAAAAAATGACTTCATCGAAATGAGTATAAACTATCTTGAGAGTGCAGCGGTGATGTTTGGCGGTGATGAGCGCATAGATCAGCTTTTTAAAGAGATACAAAAAAGACAAAACGATGAAAATATCAGTAGAAAATAG
- a CDS encoding NifU family protein, producing the protein MIPFSDEELLKPVSASLQKVLPMLENDGGGMELLGIKNGKIYVRLTGHCHGCAASTTTLKYGLERQLRMDIHPELEVVNIPIGEEFDIDRL; encoded by the coding sequence ATGATCCCATTTAGCGATGAAGAACTTTTAAAACCAGTCAGTGCGAGTTTGCAAAAGGTATTACCGATGCTTGAAAATGATGGCGGTGGTATGGAGCTACTTGGCATAAAAAATGGCAAAATTTATGTAAGACTTACCGGGCATTGCCATGGATGTGCAGCTAGTACAACTACACTAAAATATGGACTCGAAAGACAACTTCGTATGGATATTCACCCAGAGCTTGAGGTAGTAAATATCCCGATTGGCGAGGAATTTGACATTGATAGATTATAA
- a CDS encoding NrtA/SsuA/CpmA family ABC transporter substrate-binding protein, producing MRKFFKILCAASLLCLVANASELDKIGMTYVKSPLNVPSIVDKFKGFYAKSFGIPVEYSEITSGAKQTQALASNSLQFLNCVGGTSVILAAANKADIKIISAYSRAPEAFAIFAKDKGIKTAKDLKGKKIAGPKGTILNELLVRYLALGGLSINDVEFVSMGIPAAQAALENGSVDAALLAGPAAYNAKKSGLSVVTTGKGVITPVIVTATSGEFYKKHKDLVEKFKKAQDEILAFMKVNEEEALKFTAEETGLSIEAVKSMYPQYDFSPKIMSEDIKALEATQEFMLESKMIEQKVDIKSLLID from the coding sequence ATGAGAAAGTTTTTTAAGATTTTGTGTGCAGCCTCTTTGCTTTGTCTAGTCGCAAATGCAAGCGAGCTAGATAAGATCGGCATGACCTACGTCAAATCGCCGCTAAATGTCCCTTCAATCGTCGATAAATTTAAAGGCTTTTATGCTAAATCTTTTGGCATACCGGTCGAGTACTCTGAGATAACATCAGGTGCGAAACAAACGCAAGCACTCGCTTCAAATTCGCTCCAGTTTCTAAACTGCGTGGGCGGAACTTCAGTCATACTTGCCGCGGCAAATAAAGCCGACATAAAGATCATAAGTGCATATTCAAGAGCACCCGAAGCTTTTGCAATATTTGCTAAAGATAAAGGTATAAAAACCGCTAAAGACTTAAAAGGTAAAAAAATAGCAGGCCCAAAAGGCACGATATTAAATGAGCTTTTGGTTAGGTATCTTGCTCTTGGCGGTCTAAGCATAAATGACGTAGAGTTCGTTTCTATGGGCATTCCAGCTGCACAAGCTGCACTTGAAAATGGTAGCGTCGATGCAGCGCTTCTTGCTGGACCAGCTGCTTATAATGCTAAAAAATCAGGACTTAGTGTCGTAACAACAGGCAAGGGCGTCATCACTCCAGTCATCGTTACTGCCACAAGCGGAGAATTTTACAAAAAGCATAAAGATCTAGTTGAAAAATTTAAAAAGGCTCAAGATGAAATTTTGGCTTTTATGAAAGTAAATGAGGAAGAGGCATTAAAATTTACAGCTGAAGAGACCGGGCTTAGCATAGAGGCGGTAAAGAGTATGTATCCGCAGTATGACTTTAGTCCAAAGATCATGTCTGAAGATATAAAAGCACTTGAGGCTACGCAAGAATTTATGCTTGAGAGCAAGATGATCGAGCAAAAAGTAGATATAAAATCACTTCTAATAGATTAA
- a CDS encoding ABC transporter ATP-binding protein, with the protein MIEILNLSKHFFINNKRIDVLKELNLTIKKDKITVILGRSGCGKTTLLRLIAGLESVSLGEINFKEQAKIGFVFQEPRLMPFLNVYENIVFALKKHEIDEVKIDRLISMIGLNDFKFAAVSQLSGGMSSRVSLARVLAYEANLILMDEPFAALDAFTRASMQAEILKLQAGKTIIFVTHNVDEALYLADEIILLEKGGMKSSYDLSNLAKPRDLLCDELINLKRKILSEI; encoded by the coding sequence ATGATAGAAATTTTAAATTTATCAAAGCATTTTTTTATTAATAACAAGCGCATTGATGTTTTAAAAGAGCTAAATTTAACTATAAAAAAAGATAAGATCACTGTAATACTTGGCAGAAGTGGTTGCGGTAAAACGACTCTTTTAAGGCTTATTGCTGGGCTTGAGAGCGTAAGTCTAGGCGAGATAAATTTTAAAGAGCAAGCAAAGATTGGTTTTGTATTTCAAGAGCCTAGGCTTATGCCTTTTTTAAATGTCTATGAAAATATCGTATTTGCGCTTAAAAAGCATGAGATAGACGAGGTAAAGATAGATAGACTCATATCAATGATAGGACTTAATGACTTTAAATTTGCCGCTGTTTCGCAGCTATCTGGCGGTATGAGCTCGCGCGTTTCGCTTGCAAGAGTGCTTGCATATGAAGCAAATTTGATCCTTATGGATGAGCCATTTGCAGCACTTGATGCTTTTACGAGAGCCAGCATGCAGGCTGAAATTTTAAAGCTTCAAGCTGGTAAAACCATCATTTTTGTCACTCATAATGTCGATGAAGCCCTATATTTAGCAGATGAGATAATTTTGCTTGAAAAAGGTGGGATGAAATCAAGCTATGATCTATCAAATCTAGCTAAGCCAAGAGATTTGCTTTGCGATGAGCTAATAAACTTAAAGCGTAAAATTTTGAGCGAAATTTAG
- a CDS encoding ABC transporter permease, producing the protein MIEIFKKSILILVIFALWQVVCELEIFTPYILPSPITTLKTMFDMSLSGELITHVMISFKRIFVGYAFAFVLAFTFGGVAALFPKASIYYEWILEFFRNVPPLSLIAILVLWFGINETPKIIIIILASFFPMFLSISKGLTSCDVKLIEVGKIFCFSKFEIFYKIILKSALKDIFVGMRIGFGYAMRAIVGAEMIAASSGLGYLILDAEELSRADRIFVGIFTIGICGVLIDRIFLFLISKFSLLRSEK; encoded by the coding sequence GTGATAGAAATTTTTAAAAAGAGCATTTTGATCCTAGTGATCTTTGCTCTCTGGCAGGTCGTTTGCGAGCTAGAAATTTTCACGCCCTATATCTTGCCAAGTCCTATTACGACACTTAAAACGATGTTTGACATGAGCTTAAGTGGCGAGCTAATAACGCATGTGATGATCAGTTTTAAGCGTATATTTGTTGGCTATGCTTTTGCTTTTGTTTTGGCATTTACTTTTGGTGGAGTGGCGGCGCTATTTCCAAAAGCTAGTATTTATTACGAGTGGATACTAGAGTTTTTTAGAAATGTTCCACCACTTAGCCTTATTGCTATTTTGGTACTTTGGTTTGGTATAAACGAAACACCAAAAATTATTATTATCATACTAGCATCGTTTTTCCCAATGTTTTTAAGTATTTCAAAAGGGCTAACTAGCTGCGATGTGAAGCTTATTGAGGTTGGTAAAATTTTTTGTTTTAGTAAATTTGAAATTTTTTACAAGATCATCTTAAAAAGTGCGCTAAAAGATATCTTTGTCGGTATGCGCATAGGTTTTGGCTACGCGATGCGAGCGATTGTGGGAGCGGAGATGATCGCAGCTTCTAGCGGACTAGGCTATCTCATACTTGACGCTGAGGAGCTTTCGCGTGCAGATAGGATATTTGTCGGCATATTTACGATCGGCATTTGCGGCGTGCTCATAGATAGGATATTTTTATTTTTGATATCTAAATTTAGCCTTTTGCGAAGTGAAAAATGA
- the rplQ gene encoding 50S ribosomal protein L17, whose protein sequence is MRHKHGYRKLGRTSSHRSALLKNLAIAIIKSEKIETTLPKAKELRSYVEKLITRARKGDSNAHRAVFASLQDKETTNKLVTEVAPKFKERNGGYTRIIKTRVRRGDAAEMAYIELVAE, encoded by the coding sequence ATGAGACATAAACACGGATATCGTAAACTTGGTAGAACATCATCTCATAGATCTGCATTGCTTAAAAATTTGGCGATAGCTATCATCAAAAGCGAAAAGATAGAGACGACTTTACCAAAAGCAAAAGAGCTTAGAAGCTATGTTGAAAAGCTAATCACAAGAGCTAGAAAAGGTGACTCTAACGCTCACAGAGCAGTATTTGCTTCTTTACAAGATAAAGAAACAACAAATAAATTAGTCACTGAAGTAGCTCCAAAATTTAAAGAGCGTAATGGTGGCTATACAAGAATCATCAAGACTCGTGTTCGCAGAGGCGACGCAGCAGAGATGGCTTATATAGAGCTAGTAGCTGAATAA
- a CDS encoding DNA-directed RNA polymerase subunit alpha codes for MRKITTSAYMPTEIEVKSVSENVANITAYPFEAGYAVTLAHPLRRLLYTSTVGFAPIGVKIKGVSHEFDSMRGMLEDVAFFIINLKKIRFKLKSTSEREVIEYSFKGPKEITGADLNNDLVEIVNPDAYLATINEDAELNFSVIIQKGIGYVPSEEIREEIEDDYIALDAFFTPVKKAVYDIQNVLVEDDPDYEKIVFTITTDGQVSPIEAFKNCLEAMYQQMSVFKGILDIDVSTPVASSTAGGEFSKLLSSVEDLNLSARSFNCLDKADIRFIGELALMDENELKELKNLGKKSLEEIKAVMEEIGYPVGADVLKDGKEQLRKKITELKAQMSVKE; via the coding sequence ATGAGAAAGATTACTACATCAGCTTATATGCCAACTGAAATTGAAGTTAAAAGTGTTAGTGAAAATGTTGCTAACATTACAGCATATCCTTTTGAGGCGGGCTATGCTGTTACCTTGGCTCACCCATTGCGTCGTCTTCTTTACACAAGTACAGTAGGTTTTGCTCCTATTGGTGTAAAGATAAAAGGCGTTAGTCACGAATTTGATAGTATGCGAGGTATGCTAGAGGACGTAGCTTTTTTTATTATAAATTTGAAAAAGATCAGATTTAAATTAAAAAGCACCAGTGAGCGCGAAGTTATAGAGTATAGCTTTAAAGGACCAAAAGAGATAACTGGGGCTGATCTAAATAATGATCTAGTTGAGATCGTTAACCCAGACGCATACCTTGCTACAATAAACGAAGATGCTGAGTTAAATTTTTCAGTTATCATTCAAAAAGGTATCGGATATGTTCCTAGTGAAGAGATCAGAGAAGAGATTGAAGACGACTATATCGCACTTGATGCTTTCTTTACACCTGTTAAAAAAGCAGTTTATGATATACAAAATGTCTTGGTTGAGGATGATCCAGACTATGAAAAGATCGTATTTACTATAACAACTGATGGTCAAGTTAGTCCGATAGAGGCTTTTAAAAATTGTTTAGAAGCTATGTATCAACAAATGTCAGTATTTAAAGGAATTTTAGATATTGATGTTAGTACTCCAGTTGCTAGCTCAACTGCAGGTGGCGAGTTTTCAAAGTTACTTTCTAGCGTAGAAGATCTAAATTTAAGTGCTAGAAGTTTTAACTGCCTTGACAAAGCTGATATTAGATTTATCGGCGAGCTTGCATTAATGGACGAAAATGAGCTTAAAGAGCTTAAAAATTTAGGTAAAAAATCTCTTGAAGAGATTAAAGCGGTTATGGAAGAGATAGGCTATCCAGTTGGTGCCGATGTGTTAAAAGATGGCAAAGAGCAACTAAGAAAGAAAATAACCGAGCTTAAAGCACAAATGAGTGTAAAAGAATAA
- the rpsD gene encoding 30S ribosomal protein S4, whose protein sequence is MARYTGPVEKLERRLGVSLALKGERRLAGKSAFEKRPYAPGQHGQRRAKISEYGLQLREKQKAKFMYGVSEKQFRRLFQEAARREGNTGALLVQLLEQRLDNVVYRMGFATTRRFARQLVTHGHILVNGKRVDIPSYRVEPGAKVEIVEKSKNNPQIVRAIDLTAQTGIVAWVDVEKEKKFGIFTRNPEREEVIIPVEERFIVELYSK, encoded by the coding sequence ATGGCTAGATATACAGGACCTGTTGAAAAATTAGAAAGACGTCTTGGTGTGTCTCTTGCGTTAAAAGGCGAAAGAAGACTTGCTGGTAAAAGTGCTTTTGAAAAAAGACCTTATGCGCCAGGACAACATGGACAAAGAAGAGCAAAAATAAGCGAATATGGCTTACAACTTCGCGAGAAACAAAAAGCTAAATTCATGTATGGTGTTTCAGAGAAACAATTTAGAAGATTATTTCAAGAAGCAGCACGCCGCGAGGGCAACACTGGTGCCCTTTTGGTTCAACTACTAGAGCAAAGATTAGATAATGTTGTTTATAGAATGGGCTTTGCAACAACTCGTCGTTTTGCTCGTCAGCTAGTAACTCATGGACATATTTTAGTAAATGGCAAAAGAGTAGATATACCATCTTACAGAGTTGAACCTGGCGCAAAAGTAGAGATTGTCGAAAAATCTAAAAACAATCCACAAATTGTTCGTGCGATAGATCTTACAGCACAAACTGGTATTGTTGCTTGGGTAGATGTTGAAAAAGAGAAAAAATTTGGAATTTTCACTAGAAATCCAGAAAGAGAAGAGGTTATCATTCCTGTTGAGGAAAGATTTATAGTAGAGCTTTATTCAAAATAA
- the rpsK gene encoding 30S ribosomal protein S11, translating into MAKRKIVKKKVVRKSIAKGIVYISATFNNTMVTVTDEMGNAIAWSSAGGLGFKGSKKSTPYAAQQAVEDALNKAKEHGIKEVGIKVQGPGSGRETAVKSVGTVEGIKVSFFKDITPLPHNGCRPPKRRRV; encoded by the coding sequence ATGGCGAAAAGAAAAATTGTTAAGAAAAAAGTAGTTAGAAAAAGCATAGCCAAAGGTATCGTTTATATCAGTGCAACATTTAATAATACTATGGTAACTGTAACTGATGAAATGGGAAATGCTATTGCATGGAGTAGTGCAGGTGGCTTAGGCTTTAAAGGTAGTAAAAAATCAACTCCTTATGCAGCTCAGCAGGCAGTTGAAGATGCTCTAAATAAAGCAAAAGAGCATGGTATAAAAGAAGTTGGTATTAAGGTTCAAGGTCCAGGTAGCGGACGTGAAACGGCTGTTAAAAGTGTAGGAACTGTTGAAGGAATTAAAGTATCTTTCTTTAAAGACATTACACCTTTACCACACAATGGTTGTAGACCGCCAAAACGCCGCCGCGTATAA
- the rpsM gene encoding 30S ribosomal protein S13, whose protein sequence is MARIAGVDLPNKKRIEYGLTYIYGIGLYKSRQILDAAGISYDKRVYELSEDEAAAIRKEIQEHHIVEGDLRKQVAMDIKALMDLGSYRGLRHRKGLPVRGQKTKTNARTRKGRRKTVGAATK, encoded by the coding sequence ATGGCACGTATTGCAGGTGTAGATTTACCAAACAAAAAGAGAATCGAGTATGGTTTGACTTATATTTATGGTATAGGTCTTTATAAATCTCGTCAAATTCTTGACGCAGCTGGAATTTCTTACGACAAGAGAGTTTATGAGCTTAGCGAAGACGAAGCAGCAGCTATCCGTAAAGAAATTCAAGAGCATCATATCGTTGAGGGTGATTTGAGAAAACAAGTTGCTATGGATATCAAAGCTCTTATGGATCTTGGAAGTTATAGAGGTCTTCGCCACAGAAAAGGTCTTCCTGTTCGTGGTCAAAAGACTAAAACTAATGCTAGAACCAGAAAAGGCAGACGTAAAACTGTCGGTGCAGCTACTAAGTAA
- the rpmJ gene encoding 50S ribosomal protein L36: MKVRPSVKKMCDKCKIVKRSGIIRVICENPKHKQRQG, translated from the coding sequence ATGAAAGTTCGTCCTTCTGTAAAGAAGATGTGTGACAAATGTAAAATTGTCAAACGTAGTGGCATAATTCGTGTTATCTGCGAAAATCCAAAACATAAGCAAAGACAAGGATAA
- the infA gene encoding translation initiation factor IF-1 has product MAKDDVIEIDGNVVEALPNATFKVELDNKHIILCHIAGKMRMHYIKIMPGDRVKVELTPYSLDKGRITYRYK; this is encoded by the coding sequence GTGGCAAAAGACGATGTCATTGAGATTGATGGAAACGTTGTTGAGGCACTACCAAATGCAACTTTTAAAGTTGAGCTTGACAACAAACATATAATTTTATGTCATATCGCTGGAAAAATGAGAATGCATTATATAAAGATAATGCCTGGCGACCGCGTAAAAGTAGAACTTACGCCATATAGCCTAGACAAGGGCAGGATCACTTATAGATATAAGTAA
- the map gene encoding type I methionyl aminopeptidase, protein MAITLKRPVEIEKMRAANKIVARTLDHISTIIKPGISLLEIDKICEDMIRAAGAKPAFKGLYGFPNAACISVNEVVIHGIPNEYKLKEGDIVSVDIGSNLDGYFGDSARTFGVGKISKEDEALIACSKDALYFAIDYIRAGMHFKEICYELEKFILGRGYVPLRGYCGHGIGKRPHEEPEIPNYLEGHNPKAGPKIKEGMVFCIEPMICQKDGTPVLGSDNWKVTSKDGLRTSHYEHCMAIVNGKAEILSQA, encoded by the coding sequence ATGGCTATCACGCTAAAAAGACCGGTTGAGATAGAGAAAATGAGAGCGGCGAACAAGATCGTCGCTCGAACTCTTGATCACATTTCTACGATTATAAAGCCTGGAATTTCCCTTCTTGAGATAGATAAAATTTGTGAAGATATGATAAGGGCTGCTGGGGCAAAACCTGCTTTTAAAGGTCTTTATGGCTTTCCAAATGCAGCTTGCATAAGCGTCAATGAAGTGGTGATCCACGGAATCCCAAATGAATACAAACTAAAAGAGGGTGATATCGTTAGCGTTGATATCGGCTCAAATTTAGATGGTTATTTTGGCGATTCGGCTAGGACATTTGGAGTTGGTAAAATTTCAAAAGAAGACGAGGCTTTGATCGCTTGCTCAAAAGATGCACTATATTTTGCGATTGACTATATAAGAGCTGGTATGCATTTTAAAGAAATTTGCTATGAGCTTGAGAAATTTATACTAGGCAGAGGCTATGTGCCTTTACGTGGATATTGCGGTCACGGTATAGGAAAAAGGCCACACGAAGAGCCAGAAATTCCAAACTATCTTGAGGGGCATAACCCAAAAGCTGGACCAAAGATAAAAGAAGGAATGGTATTTTGTATAGAGCCAATGATCTGCCAAAAAGACGGCACGCCAGTTTTAGGAAGCGATAACTGGAAAGTAACCTCAAAAGATGGTTTGAGAACTAGCCATTATGAGCATTGCATGGCGATAGTTAATGGCAAAGCCGAAATTTTAAGCCAAGCATAA
- the secY gene encoding preprotein translocase subunit SecY codes for MDKTLTNKILITLAFLFAYRILAYVPVPGVNVDVIKEFFNSNNSNALGLFNMFSGKAAERLSIISLGIMPYITASIIMELLAATFPKLGQMKKERDGMQKYMQIIRYATIVITLVQSIGVSIGLQSLSGRGGEQAIMIDINLFIAISAVSMLTGTMLLMWIGEQITQRGIGNGISLIIFAGIVSGIPSAIGGTVNLVNTSEMNFLTVIAILVIILATIGAIIFVEMGERRIPISYSRKVIMENQNKRIMNYIPIKVNLSGVIPPIFASAILMFPSTILQASTNPIIQAINDFLSPNGYMFNFLTFLFIIFFAFFYASIVFNTKDISENLKKQGGFIPGVRPGESTASYLNEVAGRLTLGGALYLGIISTLPWVLVKTMGVPFYFGGTSVLIVVSVALDTMRRIEAQSYTNKYQTLSAVGL; via the coding sequence ATGGATAAAACACTGACCAACAAGATTTTAATCACGTTGGCATTTTTGTTCGCATACAGGATACTGGCTTATGTGCCAGTTCCTGGTGTTAATGTCGACGTAATTAAAGAATTCTTCAATTCAAACAATAGCAATGCCTTGGGTCTATTTAATATGTTTAGTGGTAAAGCCGCTGAGCGTTTAAGTATCATATCTCTAGGTATCATGCCTTACATCACAGCTTCGATTATTATGGAGCTTCTAGCAGCGACATTTCCAAAGTTAGGTCAGATGAAAAAAGAGCGCGACGGTATGCAAAAATATATGCAAATTATACGTTATGCAACTATCGTTATCACTCTTGTACAATCAATCGGCGTTTCTATTGGACTTCAAAGCTTAAGCGGTCGTGGTGGCGAACAAGCTATCATGATAGATATAAATTTATTTATCGCGATATCTGCTGTATCTATGCTAACTGGAACTATGCTGCTTATGTGGATAGGTGAGCAAATAACACAGCGTGGTATAGGCAACGGTATAAGTCTTATCATCTTTGCTGGTATCGTCTCTGGCATACCTAGCGCGATCGGTGGAACTGTAAATTTGGTAAATACTTCTGAGATGAATTTCCTAACAGTTATCGCTATTTTGGTGATTATCTTAGCTACTATTGGTGCTATTATATTTGTCGAGATGGGCGAAAGGCGTATTCCTATTTCTTACTCAAGAAAAGTGATAATGGAAAATCAAAACAAACGTATAATGAACTATATACCGATCAAAGTAAATTTAAGCGGCGTTATCCCACCGATATTTGCTAGTGCGATTTTGATGTTTCCTAGTACTATTTTACAAGCTAGTACAAATCCGATCATCCAAGCTATCAACGACTTTTTAAGTCCAAATGGCTATATGTTTAACTTTTTAACGTTTTTATTTATCATCTTCTTTGCGTTTTTTTACGCATCGATCGTATTTAACACAAAAGATATAAGTGAAAATTTAAAGAAACAAGGTGGATTTATACCTGGTGTTAGACCAGGCGAGAGTACGGCTAGCTATCTAAACGAAGTAGCTGGCAGGTTAACTTTGGGCGGTGCTTTATATCTAGGCATCATCTCAACTTTGCCATGGGTACTTGTAAAAACTATGGGTGTACCATTTTATTTTGGTGGCACGTCAGTACTTATCGTGGTTTCTGTCGCTCTTGATACCATGAGGCGTATAGAAGCTCAGTCTTATACAAACAAATACCAAACTCTAAGTGCAGTAGGTCTATAA
- the rplO gene encoding 50S ribosomal protein L15 has translation MALEKLTPAAGSTHATKRIGRGQGSGNGKTAGKGNKGQRARKGYNEKRGFEGGQQPLQRRLPKVGFTSKFEKPYVINVEKIAAIKELAEISIATIASVHKISKSVTKIKLIGASAKALASKIKDENVSVSGTK, from the coding sequence ATGGCATTAGAAAAATTAACACCTGCTGCAGGTTCAACTCATGCAACCAAAAGAATAGGTCGTGGTCAAGGCAGTGGCAATGGCAAAACTGCTGGTAAAGGTAACAAAGGTCAAAGAGCAAGAAAAGGCTACAATGAGAAAAGAGGTTTTGAGGGCGGACAGCAACCACTTCAAAGACGTCTTCCAAAAGTAGGTTTTACTTCTAAATTTGAAAAACCTTATGTTATTAATGTTGAGAAAATTGCAGCTATAAAAGAGCTTGCTGAAATTTCAATAGCAACAATAGCTAGCGTTCATAAAATTTCAAAGAGCGTTACTAAGATAAAACTAATCGGTGCAAGCGCAAAAGCTCTTGCTTCTAAGATTAAAGACGAGAACGTTAGCGTTAGCGGAACAAAATAA